Below is a window of bacterium DNA.
CAGAGGCCACAAAGGTGATGCCTTTTCTTGCTGTCTGCTTGAGTCAAAGGGCCGAGGCCAGGTGCACAGTGTCTGCCGCACGCAGTGAGTGCTTCTGGATGAGAGCTTTTACCAGAGGGTGCAGTTCCTCGTGAAACTCGATCACCACTAGCGATACCCAGTCCTTCTCCAACTGATCCAAAAGCTCTTCGAGAAGGTCTTTTCCCAGGTCCCCGGCCCGATAATTCCTGCACAGAGCTGACAAGATCTCCGGATAGGCGAGTCGTGGAACAAAAGGGGGACGTAGTTCCGATATTTCCGTTATTAGGCTGGGTATGTTACGGGCTGCCTGTTTTGACCGCGGCTAGGGTCATCACATGGTCGAACACCCCGGGGCGTCCGCTTGCGCCAGTCTGGGCATCCCGAGGACCTGCCAAAACTTTGTGCATCAGAAGAGGTGGCTATGGTCTCCAAGGTGCTTGTTGGCCACACAGGAACTGCGAGCAGCCACAATAAGATCAATCAACTTTTTGTGCGGGCTTTCCCGGGTCTGTGGGGTATGCTCTTTCAGGACAAACCTAGATGAATCTTAATTGCCTCCTCCATGAGTCGCATGTCGTCTTGATCCAGGTAGCCGATGAAGGCAACAAGCCGACGCTTGTCCAAGGTTCGAATTTGATCCGCCTTGACCTTGGAGTCCTTGGGGAGGTTGCCTTTACCCTTGGTAAGTAGAACTTCGAAAGGATAGATCTTGGTTAGATTCTGAGAGGTTAGGGGAAGGACGGTTACAGTGGGGGCAAAGGCAT
It encodes the following:
- a CDS encoding type II toxin-antitoxin system PemK/MazF family toxin gives rise to the protein MNIKRGAVFLANLDPVIGSEISKTRPVVVVSNDKNNAFAPTVTVLPLTSQNLTKIYPFEVLLTKGKGNLPKDSKVKADQIRTLDKRRLVAFIGYLDQDDMRLMEEAIKIHLGLS